GAGATATGCAATTACAAGATCTTGATAACAATGAAATATAAGTTTTTGTGATAGGGTTAATTTTATCATTAcaattcaatatataaatttaatcattcttgttaaaatcatatcaaacattcaacatattatcTTATCATTATATTTATCCTTGATTTATCCTTATACTGTATATCTCTTACTTATCATGTAACTAACTGTACCTAAGCGTCTAAGACACTCGTGCAACTGCATTTCCCTAGCCGAGCTTCTAGTTAATCCGAATAAAAACTTCAAGACCCAAATACCCCTACTTTCAAGTAAAATTACGGTCTCAATCACGCACACAGGTTCCTCATGCTCCGTTAACCACGGTTACCAATGCAACGCTGGTAATTTACTCTCTAACCAGGGTTAGCTTTCgaatacatttatatatatactcgtcGACTTCTCCCGTGTCCCGCCAATTTCATTTCCTTCCAAATTCCAACTCATTTCTCTCAGATTGCTCGAAACAATGGTGAGCTGAGACCTTTCTCTCTCGAGTAAACTCATCCGAATTTCCTCCTTATTTTCCATTTCTAACATTTTCTCCTCGAATTTCAGGTGGTTGCACAGAAAGTGAAGGAATCAGAGATCACTGAGCAGGACTCGCTTCTTCTCGTAATCACTTTTCTCAGATTTTTGTTTTATCGTcattttatttcttcttttgtAGATTTAGCCAGTGATTATTTGAATCGTAGTTAACCAGGTTTCAATCGATgtttagtgttttttttttggtattttgctGTGATCGTGTATTTGTTCGGTTTTATGCAAATTTTGTCTCTGTGTTCGACATTTTGTGACTCTGTTTGATTTGATCGCCTATttgttctatttttatgcacctTTGTGTATACGTTTTGTTACTCTACGTTTGGTTATGGTGTTATTCAAGCTATCGATCTACTGTTTTAGTGCATTGAAAATTTTACATGAACTGCTGTTTTGATACGTAATTGCTGTCGTGCTTTTGGAATCATGTTTGAGTATATTAAATGTGTTTTCGAAGACTGTGGAGGCTGTCTGTTGCGTTGGTCAAGCTAGTGAAATTTGGCTTCGGTTTGATTGATCTGTAATAGTATAATGCCGTTGATGTGTGAAGCTTGTTTAATCAATCACGTGAGATCCAAATCAGAAAATGTCAGAAAGTACGTCAATAATTCGAAGCCGTTATCATATTGACTTAAAAAATTCAGTGAGGTAGGGGTGATATTTATTTGGTGCTTTCATATTTGGAAGAATCTAAACCGTTTGAGCAAGGGATATTGCTCTGCGACAAAACCAAAGTATATTTACCAGTAAGTTATCAAGAGGAGCTGCTCATTTTTGGTCATTTAGTGTTACGCATATTATAATTGATTGTACTATTCAGATTTCATGTGTAGATAACCTCTGAAGATTTTCCAATTACTTCATGTGTTCTCTACTAGCTTAAGttatatacaaaaatattgAGAGACTTTAGTTTTTTCCCCCTGAACTATAATGTATTTCGTCAACCATGATTGCAACTGCTTGGTgtcaaaagatttgagttgagAAAACATCCCAGTTTGACAACAACCCAAGCCTCTCTAGTTGAGGAAATAGGAGGATTAATATCAGAAAACACAGCATTAACCTTACAGATCTATATTTTTGTTACCAGCCTATAGCTGCCTTTGATGTAGCTAATTGTGATGATGTTCACCTTCTCTTTGTTTTGAATCATTACATCATAGAACATGTGCATCAGTTGGACTTTTTTGTTGTTTCTATACTAGTaacagaatttttttttcccatttccTTGTAATTCTACATGTTACAACATTATTAACAACCATTGtcaaaatgtttttaatttgaaCAGACGAGGAATCTGTTACGAATTGCTATATTTAACATCAGTTACATCAGAGGTCTTTTCcccgagaaatattttaatgataaGTCTGTTCCGGCCTTGGGTGAGTCTACTACACTCCTGGTGCATTCTGTCGCAGCTTTAATCAGTTGCTGATTTGAATTCATTTATCTTCACACTGAAACAGACATGAAGATCAAAAAGCTTATGCCTATGGATCCTGAATCACGCAGACTCATTGATTGGATGGAGAAAGGTATGTTAAACAATCCACAGATGCTATAGAGTTTTctcaataaataattattaccCCAACCTCTTCAGCTCATCCATTTTCtgtattttcttttcttgatAGGTGTTTATGATGCATTACAGAAAAAGTATTTGAAAACACTTTTGTTCTGTGTCTGTGAAACAGTGGATGGCCCAATGATCGAGGAATATTCATGTAGGTCcttttatttcttgaaaaaacaTATGAGAGAGAATAATTCTAGATTAAGATCATCTGAGAAATCATAATTTGTTATTGAACTTTTAACAATTGTTAATCTTCAGGGTGTATTTGATTTGTCAATATTATTGTTATCTCCAAAACATAAAATAGTTTTAAGCTAATGCTGATGCTTGAACTTCTTTTTCCCGTTTATCGATTTCCAATGTACATTTGACCAGTCATTCGACATCATTTTTTCATTTATGCAGATATTAACGAAGTACCTTTCTTGCAGTTGCATTCAGTTACTCTAATTCTGATAGCCAAGAGGTCTCCATGAACATCAATCGTAGTGGGACCAAAAAAGGAGGGTCATTCAAGTGTAACTCCACAACAGAGATAACTCCTAGTCAGATGAGGTATTtaaatcattataattataaattctgAAAATCATCCATTTTCTGCAATCTTATTCTGGTTGAGTCTATGATGAAAATAATGCATAAATTTATGAGATAAATGCTACTTTCAGGAGTTCTGCATGTAAAATGGTTCGCACGTTGATTCAACTAATGAGAACTCTGGATAAGATGCCTGAAGAGGTCCTATTTCTGGAGACCTACACTGGCATGGACCTTTTAAATTCACTTCACTACCGATGTGGGAAATTTTTATAAAGCTAATTTTATGCATTTCATTTTTTCAGCGAACTGTATTGATGAAGCTACTATATTATGACGATGTTACGGTAGGcctttttatttataaactaTGGGGAGTTTTATCTCTTGTTGTGAACAAATGGGATTGCTTAATGCCGCCATATCCTTATCCTAACTAtgacttttaaaaatttacccCTTGTACTTGATATTTCAGCCTTCGGACTATGAGCCCCCATTTTTTAGAGGCAGCACGGAAGAGGAAGCTCATAATCCATGGACTAGAAATCCCTTGAGGATGGAAGTTGGCAGGGTCAACAGTAAACATCTAGTACTAGCTCTGAAGGTATgaaatctcaaaaaaaatagTATGATTTCACGTTGTTTTAGAGATCTTATAATATTCCTATACTCGTTGACTCGACAGGTTAAAAGTGTGCTTGATCCTTGTGAAGATGAGAATAATGACAATCCCCATGATGAGGTAAGCTTGGGAGTTGATTCTACCCAAAAAGTTGAAGATAGTGAATCTGAGAATGAGGTATTAATTAAATGCCTTTTCTCTTTCTATTATTAAGTTACTGCTGCTTGGAAACTCAACCCTTTTAATTTTTTCACCACTCAAAAACTCGCTTTCTACCTGTTTCTTCAGATAAGTGATTCAGATGATGATCGATACATTGTTGCACCTATAGGTAAATTTACAATCTTGTCGGTTTAAATTTATCGTACTCCCGGTGTAACCAGATATCCACGACATTTTGTTGATAGGAAAACAACAATGTGAAGAAAATGGTGCAAGTGATGAAGGTTCTATACAAATTGCCAGAAGAAATTAAGATGAACTTCCATGTCATTCAAGTTTAGCTAGAATATTGATGCTGCTTTCTATTCAGATAATACTCAGGATCCATCAGAAGATGAAAAACAATTTGGAAGGGTGAAGTACTGGATAATCTCACACCACCTTGAAATTGTTGAGCACACTGATGTTCTCTCAAACTTTCCCGATATCTCTGTGGTGAGGATATTTTTTATGATTCAATGACGTCATGGAGATAAAAATAGTTCTTTTTATAATTCAATAGAGTTTCTGTTTGTTTACGCAATCCAAGTTGTACTTGTTTGTGTACCTGACCAATGTTTCAATATTTGCAGATCTTGATTGAAGGTACATATCGAGGATCCTCTCACTTTATAACTGATAACGGAGTTCTAGTCCTGTAAGTTTTGCTGTTGAGCAATGCTAAATCTTCCTTCTGGTCCAGAAATTATGGAGAGGCTGGTGAATGAAGGTATTGTATCAAAAGCTGGAGCAGAAAGTTACTTCATCAATAAGAAGGTAaggttttttttcatttttccctCTTTGCCTTGACTCATATCCTGAAACTGTATAATGTTCTAACCTTTTGACTTATATCCGAATATTAGAAACTTGAATACGAGTTTGATGCTGTGAAAGAGGAAGATGGTGGCAAAGCTAGTAATATGGGTTTAGATCACATGTATATGAAGGTGAAATTTTCTCCACTTTTATTACTTATATGGTTTCAGGCTCTATTATCTAAAAGAAATGACTCCTCCAACCTATCTGTTAATAATGTGGAATTCCTCTACCATAGAGTCCCTTAACGAGTTTGTATGTTACTAACTGCTGAACACCTGTCAAGTTCTTATAGTTGAGAACTGATAATTGTAAAAGTATCAATAGTTTTACTTTTTCATGACTTGAACGACTAAAAGGTTTGAACTTTCACACTTCATACATATCGCACCCCTTTGATCTTGAACTCAAGGGGAGGACTATGTATCAATTGTAATTATTTGTGTAACAAATTAGTGATGCACGAGATATCCTGCATACAAATATTCATGTTCATCTGTAATTTCTTGATCAGTGAATGAACTGTGGCTTTTGTGTCAGGCTTTGT
The sequence above is a segment of the Primulina huaijiensis isolate GDHJ02 unplaced genomic scaffold, ASM1229523v2 scaffold42209, whole genome shotgun sequence genome. Coding sequences within it:
- the LOC140969553 gene encoding meiosis-specific protein ASY1, with product MVVAQKVKESEITEQDSLLLTRNLLRIAIFNISYIRGLFPEKYFNDKSVPALDMKIKKLMPMDPESRRLIDWMEKGVYDALQKKYLKTLLFCVCETVDGPMIEEYSFAFSYSNSDSQEVSMNINRSGTKKGGSFKCNSTTEITPSQMRSSACKMVRTLIQLMRTLDKMPEERTVLMKLLYYDDVTPSDYEPPFFRGSTEEEAHNPWTRNPLRMEVGRVNSKHLVLALKVKSVLDPCEDENNDNPHDEVSLGVDSTQKVEDSESENEISDSDDDRYIVAPIGKQQCEENGASDEDNTQDPSEDEKQFGRVKYWIISHHLEIVEHTDVLSNFPDISVILIEEIMERLVNEGIVSKAGAESYFINKKKLEYEFDAVKEEDGGKASNMGLDHMYMKALYHALPMNYVSISKLQNKLEGEANQATVRKLIDKMIQEGFVEVSGNRRLGKRVIHSDLTKKKLNEVKKILDSDAMDVDLKEPFNKSNRPEAETIGNNHNDFSTCGGLHSIGSDVTRTRGRSDAHQNGLSRTESGATTRKERVHTPTSRIEPAASRESFVPGAEDGRANEKTNHCDEMDIVVSKSTQDKRFRKASTVKEPILQHAK